Proteins encoded in a region of the Oscillospiraceae bacterium MB24-C1 genome:
- a CDS encoding flavodoxin family protein, whose product MKCLILMGSPRKNGNTALLLKPFMQSLADGGAEQELIWLYDQTIHPCTACRTCQTDWSRFGCRYNDDMQKIFDKVCSCDIIVLATPIYSWYCTPPMKAMLDRLVYGMNKYYGDKKGPALWAGKKMVLLVTCGYRPEKGADLFEVGMIRYCKHSQLTYAGMLCERDLGYDHDFMDTDKTENAREFAKRLLNS is encoded by the coding sequence ATGAAGTGTCTGATACTTATGGGAAGTCCAAGAAAAAACGGAAACACAGCCTTGCTTTTAAAGCCGTTTATGCAGTCGCTGGCTGACGGTGGGGCAGAGCAGGAGTTGATCTGGCTTTATGATCAGACGATTCATCCGTGTACGGCATGCAGAACATGCCAGACAGACTGGTCGAGGTTTGGTTGCCGGTACAACGACGACATGCAGAAAATTTTTGATAAAGTTTGCAGCTGTGACATTATTGTGCTAGCGACGCCGATCTACTCATGGTACTGCACGCCACCGATGAAGGCGATGCTCGATCGTCTGGTTTATGGAATGAACAAATATTATGGCGATAAAAAAGGCCCGGCGTTATGGGCGGGGAAGAAGATGGTGCTACTCGTTACCTGTGGCTATCGCCCGGAAAAGGGCGCTGATCTGTTCGAGGTCGGTATGATCCGCTATTGCAAGCACTCTCAATTAACTTATGCGGGCATGCTATGCGAACGAGATTTGGGGTATGATCATGATTTTATGGACACTGACAAGACTGAGAACGCCCGCGAGTTTGCAAAAAGACTGCTAAATAGCTGA